The following are from one region of the Nicotiana tabacum cultivar K326 chromosome 3, ASM71507v2, whole genome shotgun sequence genome:
- the LOC107774337 gene encoding small ribosomal subunit protein mL103 (rPPR7) → MSSSISLRLARHLSTSAATATAATSSTSGASISISKAKSKLKSEHDPDKALKIYSSVSDHYTSPLSSRYAQEYTVKRLAKSHRFSDIEVFLESHKNDKKITEEPFLSSIIRSYGIAGMFDHALKTYHQMDDLGTPRSVVSFNVLLSACVNSKLYDRVPQLFDEMPKKHRFLLDKISYGVLIRSFCEMGKTELAMERLKEMEEKGVEVTVVIYTTILHSLYKGGKSDDAERIWNEMVKRGCGPDVGAYNVKIMNFQGGDPERVKGLIEEMSNAGLKPDTISYNYLMSCYCRNGMMDEAEKVYEDLETNGCNPNASTFRTLIFYLCRSERFEAGYRVFRESVTANKIPDVNTLKYLVHGLVNSSKVKDAKEMIRIMKKKFPPNVVKVWIKLEHELGLAKAEDSDNKRS, encoded by the exons ATGTCTTCTTCCATTTCTCTGCGCCTCGCGCGCCACTTGTCAACCTCAGCCGCCACTGCTACCGCTGCTACTTCGTCAACCTCCGGCGCATCCATCTCTATCTCCAAAGCAAAATCGAAGCTGAAATCCGAGCACGATCCAGACAAAGCCCTTAAAATTTACTCTTCCGTTTCTGACCATTACACTTCCCCTTTATCCTCTCGTTATGCTCAGGAATACACAGTTAAACGCCTCGCCAAATCCCACCGTTTCTCGGACATCGAAGTATTCCTCGAGTCGCACAAAAATGACAAGAAAATCACCGAAGAGCCCTTCCTTTCCTCGATCATCCGTTCCTATGGAATTGCCGGAATGTTTGATCATGCGCTTAAGACTTATCATCAAATGGACGATTTAGGCACCCCCAGATCAGTTGTTTCGTTTAACGTGCTTCTTTCTGCTTGTGTTAACTCGAAACTATATGATCGTGTACCCCAGCTGTTCGATGAAATGCCAAAGAAGCACAGATTCTTACTCGACAAAATTTCATATGGTGTATTGATTAGGTCATTTTGTGAAATGGGGAAAACTGAATTGGCAATGGAGAGACTTAAGGAGATGGAAGAGAAAGGTGTGGAGGTTACGGTGGTTATTTACACGACGATACTGCATTCGTTGTATAAGGGCGGGAAGAGCGATGATGCTGAGAGGATTTGGAATGAGATGGTGAAGAGAGGTTGTGGACCGGATGTTGGTGCTTATAATGTTAAGATTATGAACTTTCAGGGTGGTGATCCTGAGAGAGTGAAAGGATTAATTGAGGAAATGAGCAATGCAGGTTTAAAGCCCGATACAATTAGTTACAATTACTTGATGTCTTGTTACTGTAGGAATGGGATGATGGATGAGGCTGAGAAGGTTTATGAGGATTTGGAGACAAATGGGTGCAATCCAAATGCTTCAACTTTTAGGACTTTGATATTCTATTTGTGTAGGAGTGAGCGGTTCGAGGCAGGGTATAGAGTGTTCAGGGAGAGTGTGACAGCAAACAAGATTCCGGATGTCAATACACTCAAGTATTTGGTGCATGGTTTGGTGAACAGTTCAAAGGTGAAAGATGCAAAAGAGATGATTAGGATAATGAAGAAGAAGTTCCCTCCTAATGTGGTGAAAGTCTGGATCAAGTTAGAGCACGAGCTCGGTTTAGCTAAAGCTGAAGACAGTG ATAACAAGAGATCCTGA